A window of the Dyadobacter pollutisoli genome harbors these coding sequences:
- a CDS encoding RraA family protein, with protein sequence MLKQNLFAGALVLLGFVSHAQSISPTPDQIKAYTSAWKGERSPDGRPKVSDAILARLKNISMEEAWGVLRNKGYHNQFEGDWQLIHTDSVMTGRVVTAQYVPLRPDLQDLVKEIGKKEGRVQTGGTNSWPIDVLKDGDVYVADGYGKIADGTLIGDNLGNSIYAKSKRGVIFYGSVRDVEGLAEIRGFNAWMKGQDPSYIQQMMLSNINTPIRIGRATVLPGDVVLAKKYGTIFIPAHLVEDLVLTSEVTALRDEFGHLRLREGKYTPGEIDTKWSDTIQKDFLNWVNNYPGKLPMTKKELDDYLKERNY encoded by the coding sequence ATGCTTAAACAAAATTTGTTTGCGGGAGCGCTTGTGCTTTTGGGATTCGTTTCACATGCACAATCGATCTCTCCCACTCCTGATCAGATCAAAGCCTACACCTCCGCGTGGAAGGGCGAGCGTTCACCCGACGGTCGTCCCAAGGTTTCTGATGCCATTTTGGCAAGATTAAAGAACATTTCCATGGAAGAAGCATGGGGTGTTCTGAGAAACAAAGGCTACCATAACCAATTTGAAGGCGATTGGCAGCTGATCCACACCGACAGCGTCATGACCGGACGCGTAGTCACTGCCCAGTACGTACCACTCCGCCCTGATTTGCAGGATCTTGTCAAAGAAATTGGCAAAAAAGAAGGCCGCGTGCAGACTGGCGGTACCAATTCATGGCCCATTGACGTCCTCAAAGATGGTGATGTGTATGTGGCTGACGGCTACGGTAAAATCGCCGACGGCACGCTCATCGGGGACAATCTGGGTAACTCCATTTATGCCAAATCCAAACGCGGGGTGATCTTCTACGGATCGGTGCGTGACGTGGAAGGTTTGGCCGAAATTCGCGGCTTCAATGCGTGGATGAAAGGTCAGGACCCTTCCTACATTCAGCAAATGATGCTTTCCAACATCAACACGCCCATACGCATTGGTCGTGCAACGGTACTTCCCGGTGATGTGGTACTCGCCAAAAAATACGGAACGATCTTCATTCCGGCTCATTTGGTAGAAGACCTGGTACTTACATCAGAAGTAACCGCATTGCGCGATGAATTCGGCCACCTGCGCCTGCGCGAAGGCAAGTATACGCCCGGTGAAATCGATACAAAATGGTCTGACACAATTCAGAAGGACTTTTTGAACTGGGTAAACAACTATCCAGGTAAGCTCCCGATGACGAAAAAGGAGCTGGATGATTATTTGAAAGAGAGAAATTACTAG
- a CDS encoding mandelate racemase/muconate lactonizing enzyme family protein — protein sequence MKDILKQIIASNKQIESAEKAAAVAEINNPFTKDSRRNFLRKTAVGGIALGGFMGMTSEDTIAQATSKVNRASKPSELKITDLRYCIVQNVGRTPIIRIDTNQGIYGLGEVRDGADERYALFLKSHIIGQNPCNVEMLFKSIKQFGFHGRQAGGVCGVEMALWDLCGKAYGVPCWQLLGGRYRDKVRLYADTPESDDLNEFKQKIKFRTQDQGYTWLKMDVSIGMLRNNENSVVNNKVWGGGFSQWAGDYNSYANTKHPFTAIQITPKGLDEMAKVVEDVRSVVGYEIPLSTDHYGHFDLNNGIRLGKALDKYRLAWLEDMVPWEYTDQWKTISDALETPTLTGEDIYLKEGFKDLIMKRAVDIIHPDLASSGGLLETKRIGDFAEDHGIAMAMHFAGTPVSFMANVHCAAATQNFLALEHHSVDVPWWESLVKTTDGRKLIDKGYAPVPLEAPGLGIELVDEEVKKHLNPKDKSYFAPTPDWNEKRSHDRLWS from the coding sequence ATGAAAGACATACTCAAACAAATCATTGCATCAAACAAGCAAATAGAATCAGCTGAAAAGGCGGCAGCAGTTGCCGAAATAAACAACCCCTTTACCAAAGACAGTCGTCGTAATTTCCTTCGCAAAACAGCCGTTGGCGGTATTGCATTGGGTGGATTTATGGGTATGACCAGCGAAGACACCATCGCGCAGGCGACTTCCAAAGTGAACCGGGCGTCGAAACCTTCGGAGCTGAAAATCACTGACCTGCGCTACTGTATTGTCCAGAATGTAGGCCGTACACCTATTATCCGCATTGATACCAACCAGGGAATCTATGGTTTGGGTGAAGTACGCGACGGTGCCGACGAACGTTACGCATTGTTCTTGAAAAGCCACATTATCGGCCAGAATCCATGTAATGTCGAAATGCTTTTCAAATCCATCAAGCAATTTGGATTCCATGGTCGCCAGGCCGGCGGTGTTTGCGGGGTGGAAATGGCTCTTTGGGACCTTTGTGGAAAGGCATACGGCGTTCCGTGCTGGCAGCTGCTGGGAGGCCGCTATCGGGACAAGGTAAGGCTCTATGCCGATACCCCGGAGTCGGATGACCTCAATGAATTTAAACAAAAAATCAAATTCCGTACCCAGGATCAGGGCTATACCTGGCTGAAAATGGATGTATCCATAGGAATGCTCCGAAACAATGAAAACAGTGTGGTCAACAACAAGGTATGGGGCGGTGGCTTTTCACAATGGGCCGGCGATTATAACTCTTATGCCAATACCAAACACCCTTTTACGGCCATTCAGATCACGCCAAAAGGATTGGACGAAATGGCGAAAGTAGTGGAGGACGTCCGCAGCGTGGTAGGATACGAAATTCCGCTTTCTACCGACCATTATGGCCATTTTGACCTGAACAACGGCATTCGTCTTGGCAAGGCACTCGACAAATACCGCCTTGCCTGGTTGGAAGATATGGTACCCTGGGAATACACCGATCAGTGGAAAACCATCTCCGACGCATTGGAAACGCCCACATTAACCGGCGAGGATATTTACCTCAAAGAAGGCTTCAAAGACCTGATCATGAAACGCGCCGTCGACATTATCCACCCGGACCTTGCCTCATCGGGCGGTTTATTGGAAACCAAACGCATCGGCGACTTTGCGGAAGACCACGGCATCGCGATGGCCATGCACTTCGCGGGCACGCCGGTGAGCTTTATGGCCAATGTTCATTGCGCAGCCGCGACCCAAAATTTCCTCGCGCTCGAACACCATTCAGTAGATGTTCCCTGGTGGGAGAGCCTTGTGAAAACAACGGACGGACGCAAGCTGATCGACAAAGGTTACGCACCGGTCCCTCTCGAAGCACCGGGACTGGGCATCGAATTGGTGGACGAAGAAGTTAAAAAGCACCTCAATCCAAAAGACAAAAGCTACTTCGCCCCTACGCCGGACTGGAACGAGAAGCGGTCGCATGATCGGTTGTGGAGTTGA
- a CDS encoding transposase translates to MKRERRKFSASFKAKVAIEAIKEVSTVQDLASKYQIHPTQIAAWKREFLEKAELVFDKEAPAINEAENSKEQELYAKIGELQVQVDFLKKVLGK, encoded by the coding sequence ATGAAAAGGGAACGTAGAAAATTCAGCGCGAGCTTCAAGGCCAAAGTGGCCATAGAAGCCATCAAGGAGGTAAGCACCGTCCAGGACTTAGCTTCTAAGTACCAAATCCATCCAACGCAGATTGCGGCCTGGAAACGAGAGTTTTTAGAGAAAGCCGAGTTGGTTTTCGACAAAGAGGCACCGGCAATAAATGAGGCAGAGAACTCTAAGGAGCAGGAACTGTACGCCAAGATCGGGGAGCTTCAGGTCCAGGTGGATTTCCTAAAAAAAGTCTTGGGGAAATGA
- a CDS encoding IS3 family transposase, which translates to MEKRELISPEYINLSVSAQCKLIGLQRSSYYFKPKGESLVNQRLMKAIDRKFLECPFYGVERMTDYLRGLGYHVGVKRIRRLYRLMNLRTIYPKRNLSKAKATDYKYPYLLKGLKIECPNHVWQADITYIPMFRGFMYMFAIIDVYSRRIVGWSISNTMSMEWCREILLDTIRTEGRPEIFNTDQGSQFTSPHFVNSLLGSGIKVSMDGKGRALDNVFIERFWRSLKQEYVYLNPPNGGMDLYRGVKTYVEFYNGQRKHTGTGFIPNDLFFESKAS; encoded by the coding sequence ATGGAAAAACGCGAACTTATTTCTCCGGAATACATCAATCTCAGCGTTTCAGCACAATGTAAACTAATTGGTTTACAGAGGAGTAGCTATTATTTTAAGCCAAAGGGAGAATCGTTGGTAAATCAACGCCTGATGAAAGCCATAGACCGAAAGTTTCTGGAATGTCCATTTTATGGAGTGGAACGCATGACTGATTACCTGCGTGGCTTAGGTTACCACGTTGGAGTAAAGCGTATACGAAGGCTATATAGGCTCATGAATTTGCGCACGATTTATCCCAAACGCAACCTGAGCAAGGCCAAAGCAACAGACTACAAATATCCATATCTGTTAAAGGGCTTGAAAATTGAGTGTCCTAATCATGTCTGGCAGGCCGATATCACCTATATCCCGATGTTTCGTGGATTTATGTACATGTTTGCCATCATCGATGTGTATAGCCGAAGGATTGTCGGATGGAGCATATCGAACACAATGAGCATGGAATGGTGCCGGGAAATCCTCTTGGATACTATTCGTACCGAGGGACGGCCCGAAATATTTAATACCGATCAAGGTAGCCAATTCACTAGCCCCCACTTTGTTAACTCATTGTTAGGCAGTGGCATAAAGGTGTCAATGGATGGGAAGGGAAGAGCACTTGACAACGTTTTCATCGAACGATTTTGGAGGTCGCTCAAACAAGAATATGTATACTTAAACCCTCCCAACGGCGGTATGGATCTGTATAGAGGAGTAAAAACATATGTGGAATTTTACAACGGTCAACGCAAACACACCGGTACTGGATTTATCCCTAATGACTTGTTCTTTGAATCAAAAGCATCTTAA
- a CDS encoding cation:proton antiporter domain-containing protein, with translation MRNLRNVLFYTITIGAFSTLLYFFIRQGTLLETPGTQAHSKVIVGSSWDQFLDTFGHNITHPLAILLLQIITIIIVARILGWICKSIGQPTVIGEIAAGIFLGPSLAGMFFPGFSAFLFPAQSLGNLQFLSQVGLILFMFIIGMELDFKVLKNKAQEAVVISHASIILPFALGVGVALYIYQQFAPDGISFLSFSLFIGIALSITAFPVLARIVQERGLSRTKLGTMVITCAATDDITAWCILAAVIAIVKAGSFFSSIYTIILAATYVFVMLKVLKPILKRVGDHYSYKEGLTKPVVALFFVILLLSSYCTEVIGIHALFGAFMAGVIMPSNQSFRNIFIEKVEDVSMVLLLPLFFVFTGLRTQIGLLNDPYLWQVTGLIILAAVTGKFIGSAVAARFVHQSWRDSLIIGSLMNTRGLMELVVLNIGYDIGVLSPEIFAMMVIMALATTCMTGPALDLIDKFLPAKKWDELHEAAEETRFAILIAFASPQGGKKMLRLAYNLIRKQSAEQHITALHLSPSSYLNQVNTEEYQYETFRPISEEAQKLDLTFESLFKPSQNIEHDIIETANSGDYDMLMIGIGHTVFEGTLLGRILGFTSKIISRERLFDTITGKEKLFHSDVFDERTTHIIKSVKAPVGILIEKKLEKVENILVPLFSKADQFLLPFAHKLAVAGNPNLTIMDSGRSLADQAELAETLKALKEISPEKITFYYENTLEKDFLLGKDLMLISLESWKKAVESHSIWLSYSPSVLIVRG, from the coding sequence ATGAGGAACTTACGCAACGTACTCTTTTATACGATTACCATTGGCGCTTTTTCTACTCTGCTATACTTTTTCATCCGACAGGGAACCCTACTCGAAACACCCGGTACCCAAGCCCATAGCAAAGTCATTGTCGGCTCCTCCTGGGACCAATTTTTAGACACCTTCGGCCACAACATCACCCACCCGCTTGCCATTCTCCTCCTCCAAATCATTACCATTATCATTGTTGCACGCATCCTCGGATGGATCTGTAAATCCATCGGGCAGCCCACAGTGATAGGAGAAATTGCGGCCGGAATTTTCCTTGGCCCATCACTGGCAGGCATGTTCTTTCCAGGTTTTTCGGCATTTTTATTTCCCGCCCAGTCACTCGGCAACCTGCAATTTCTCAGCCAGGTGGGGCTGATCCTATTCATGTTTATCATAGGTATGGAGCTGGATTTCAAAGTGTTAAAGAACAAAGCGCAGGAAGCCGTCGTGATCAGCCACGCCAGCATCATCCTGCCATTTGCACTGGGCGTAGGCGTGGCACTATATATCTATCAGCAGTTCGCGCCGGACGGGATCAGCTTTCTTTCGTTCTCATTATTCATTGGAATTGCATTAAGTATCACCGCCTTTCCTGTGCTCGCACGTATCGTACAGGAGCGTGGGCTATCACGCACCAAGCTTGGTACCATGGTCATTACCTGCGCGGCCACGGACGACATTACCGCCTGGTGTATCCTTGCAGCGGTTATCGCCATTGTTAAAGCTGGGTCATTTTTCAGCTCGATTTACACGATTATTCTGGCGGCGACCTATGTTTTTGTGATGCTGAAAGTCCTCAAACCAATTTTAAAAAGAGTTGGTGACCACTATTCCTACAAAGAGGGCCTTACCAAACCGGTGGTCGCGCTGTTCTTTGTTATCCTTTTGTTATCATCTTACTGTACCGAAGTCATTGGAATTCATGCGCTTTTCGGTGCTTTTATGGCCGGCGTGATCATGCCCAGCAACCAGAGTTTCAGAAATATTTTTATTGAAAAAGTGGAAGATGTTTCAATGGTATTGCTGCTGCCACTATTCTTTGTATTCACCGGTTTAAGAACGCAAATTGGTCTGCTGAACGACCCCTATCTGTGGCAGGTCACCGGGCTGATCATTCTGGCGGCCGTCACCGGAAAGTTCATTGGCAGTGCAGTAGCAGCCAGATTTGTACACCAGTCGTGGCGCGACAGCCTTATTATCGGTTCATTAATGAATACCAGGGGCTTAATGGAGCTTGTGGTGCTCAACATTGGCTACGACATCGGCGTGCTTTCGCCTGAAATATTTGCCATGATGGTCATTATGGCGCTAGCCACCACCTGCATGACCGGCCCGGCGCTGGACCTCATTGACAAATTTTTACCGGCCAAAAAATGGGACGAGCTGCACGAAGCGGCAGAAGAAACCCGGTTTGCAATACTGATCGCATTTGCCAGTCCCCAGGGTGGAAAAAAAATGCTCCGGCTGGCGTACAATCTGATCCGGAAACAATCTGCTGAACAGCACATTACCGCGCTTCACTTATCGCCCAGCAGTTATCTCAATCAGGTCAATACCGAAGAATACCAGTACGAAACTTTCAGGCCGATTTCGGAAGAAGCGCAAAAGCTCGACCTTACTTTCGAATCATTGTTCAAGCCTTCACAAAATATTGAGCATGACATCATTGAAACTGCCAACAGCGGGGACTATGACATGCTAATGATCGGGATCGGTCACACGGTTTTTGAAGGAACATTGCTAGGCAGGATTCTTGGATTTACCTCCAAAATAATCAGCCGGGAAAGGCTTTTCGATACAATTACGGGAAAGGAAAAATTGTTTCATTCCGACGTATTTGACGAAAGGACAACTCATATTATCAAGTCCGTTAAAGCCCCGGTCGGCATCCTGATCGAGAAAAAACTTGAAAAAGTTGAAAATATTCTGGTACCGCTTTTTTCAAAAGCAGATCAGTTCCTGCTGCCATTTGCACACAAACTGGCGGTGGCCGGTAACCCCAATCTAACCATCATGGATTCGGGCCGCAGCCTGGCAGACCAGGCCGAACTGGCGGAAACATTGAAAGCCCTGAAAGAAATTTCACCCGAAAAAATAACTTTTTACTACGAAAACACGCTGGAAAAGGACTTTTTACTAGGAAAGGATTTAATGCTGATCAGTTTGGAAAGCTGGAAGAAAGCTGTTGAATCTCACAGCATTTGGTTATCTTACTCACCTTCGGTTTTAATTGTACGTGGTTAA
- a CDS encoding cyclic nucleotide-binding domain-containing protein, with protein sequence MTSLFKNTRFSSSINPQTILFFFHNFFINVGTTLVYVSANVLLLENHPEYSLPIAYIAAALAVMTAGKIYEYFEHHLLLKRLSLGTMFSSLFMVVVVMGLLWLGHGIATAIAVMVGYRIIYLLINLEFWGLSALVFDVRQSKRLFSVIGSGDMPAKALGAVLAVLIHSPSVLMILLIISLVFFALAFYTQILTFRFTEIPNPHHARPRQASESESRIIQKYFGGNKLLTSLCLGMVAIAATATWIEYHFFVNVKYKFHSQHDVIGFVGTLLTATYVISTFVKLIFSGKTVERFGVKLTLFLLPLTTIFISLGLLVSSYFKKDEPSLLVYYCAAYLLFELVRRTIFDPVFLVLFQPLSTKTRLKGHTLAKGLFEPLGMLIAGILLWIVYTQHLSNISLTFDLSLLFAIAALFIFRKAYGHYIEELKTAISKRFIRSGLMASPAEALPIITENLKSDRREEVLNAIDWIAKNKISLFRKNVDLLLQNPFIPVRLKTLQTLASIEKPELSDTFLKYIESEPDTACQTLAVRIACSTSRLSDEQLARFLAHEDLDIVKGSILGCWEAGKALPLIHGTLRKLFTSDREDYQLAALDCVKFTGINSYEDLVKNCLKTGTEKVRNLALEVAATVGSASLLRELKPLWSGTLSRSTVTALIHSGDSGIRIVEDWLQNDMSGDRIKTIIKVAEKTKHEFILQILFDLIKNIYQHKLLINSDSNIHISQIDTFKHSAALKALTNYSLVADYKDIISEFVEKELVHASQLLSGMDEDEANKVWNDSLEYELELTGQRLFYLFMMQYDKDAVQNAWKGIKHASKEKRANSLEMIESLLPRMLYPSLHAMFEDISIQKKRDALRQYTGTQDIGLSLVPYILTQKERSFTPWTIALAVKNVGTDEQEIAYLETLASHSSRLVREAVQEKYAALAQNADLKFTIRIPMKHVETTHQISEMERVIVLKNTQLFSQTPENVLSSIAPIMKEVNYSDGQEIFAKGDIGDSMYIIYTGQVGIYDGKKQLALFDKGEIFGELALLDTEPRSATTIAETDALVFRIDQEDFFELMEERDEILRNVLRILCQRIRVQNEKMRLA encoded by the coding sequence ATGACATCCTTGTTTAAGAATACCCGATTTTCGAGTTCCATTAATCCGCAGACGATACTTTTCTTCTTTCATAATTTCTTTATCAATGTCGGCACCACGCTGGTTTATGTTTCCGCCAACGTATTGCTACTTGAAAACCATCCTGAATACTCCCTCCCGATCGCGTACATCGCGGCTGCGCTGGCAGTAATGACGGCGGGGAAAATTTACGAGTATTTCGAACACCATTTGCTTTTAAAACGGCTCAGTCTCGGTACTATGTTCTCATCACTCTTTATGGTGGTGGTTGTCATGGGCTTGCTGTGGCTGGGGCATGGCATTGCAACGGCCATTGCGGTGATGGTTGGTTACAGGATCATTTACTTGCTTATCAACCTGGAATTCTGGGGACTATCAGCTTTGGTGTTTGATGTGCGACAAAGCAAAAGATTGTTCAGCGTGATCGGCTCCGGGGATATGCCTGCAAAGGCTTTGGGAGCTGTACTAGCCGTTCTGATCCATTCTCCTTCTGTACTTATGATCCTGCTGATCATTTCACTGGTCTTTTTCGCGCTGGCTTTCTATACCCAGATCCTGACATTCCGGTTTACCGAAATACCCAATCCGCACCATGCGCGGCCGCGTCAGGCTTCCGAGTCCGAGTCACGGATCATTCAAAAATACTTTGGCGGCAACAAGCTGCTTACTTCACTATGCCTCGGCATGGTCGCCATCGCCGCCACAGCAACCTGGATAGAGTACCACTTTTTTGTGAATGTCAAATACAAATTTCATAGCCAACACGATGTGATTGGATTTGTAGGAACTTTATTGACAGCTACTTACGTAATTTCCACATTTGTTAAACTGATATTTTCGGGAAAGACTGTGGAGCGTTTCGGTGTGAAACTAACCCTCTTTTTACTGCCATTAACTACGATCTTCATTTCACTAGGGCTGCTGGTTTCGTCTTATTTCAAAAAAGATGAGCCTTCATTACTGGTATACTATTGCGCGGCCTACCTGCTTTTCGAACTGGTTCGGAGGACCATCTTCGATCCGGTGTTCCTGGTACTTTTTCAGCCATTATCTACCAAAACACGTTTAAAAGGGCACACTTTGGCCAAAGGCCTTTTTGAGCCGCTAGGCATGCTCATTGCCGGTATACTGCTGTGGATCGTCTATACTCAGCATCTGAGCAACATCAGCCTTACTTTTGACCTGTCCCTGCTTTTCGCCATTGCCGCTTTGTTCATTTTCAGGAAAGCATATGGCCATTACATTGAAGAGCTGAAAACGGCGATCAGCAAAAGGTTTATCCGTAGCGGGCTCATGGCCTCCCCTGCCGAAGCATTACCGATCATTACCGAAAACCTGAAAAGCGACAGGAGAGAAGAAGTTCTCAACGCGATTGACTGGATCGCAAAAAACAAGATTTCACTGTTTCGCAAGAATGTCGACCTGCTTTTACAAAATCCATTCATTCCAGTCCGTCTTAAAACATTGCAAACGCTGGCCAGCATTGAAAAGCCAGAACTTTCCGATACTTTCCTAAAATACATTGAATCCGAACCGGATACAGCCTGCCAGACACTCGCCGTAAGGATCGCCTGCTCTACCTCCCGGCTGTCCGACGAGCAACTCGCAAGGTTTCTCGCGCATGAAGATCTGGACATTGTGAAAGGCTCGATATTGGGCTGCTGGGAAGCTGGCAAAGCGCTGCCGCTAATTCACGGCACACTGCGCAAATTATTTACTTCCGACCGCGAAGATTATCAGCTGGCAGCACTCGATTGTGTGAAATTTACGGGTATCAATTCTTACGAAGACCTGGTCAAAAACTGCCTGAAAACGGGCACAGAAAAAGTCCGCAACCTCGCGTTGGAAGTGGCTGCCACCGTCGGCTCCGCTTCACTTTTACGTGAACTGAAACCATTATGGAGCGGCACATTATCCCGGTCTACCGTCACGGCCCTGATCCATTCGGGAGACTCTGGGATCCGGATCGTGGAGGACTGGCTGCAAAATGACATGTCGGGTGACCGCATAAAAACGATCATCAAAGTAGCGGAAAAAACCAAACATGAATTTATACTTCAAATACTTTTTGACCTTATTAAAAATATCTACCAGCATAAACTTTTAATAAATTCAGATAGTAACATTCATATTAGTCAGATAGATACTTTTAAACATTCAGCCGCATTAAAAGCATTGACTAATTATTCACTAGTAGCTGATTATAAAGATATTATATCAGAATTTGTCGAAAAAGAGCTGGTACACGCTTCGCAGCTCCTCAGCGGAATGGACGAAGATGAAGCCAATAAAGTTTGGAATGATTCGCTGGAATACGAACTGGAACTAACAGGACAGCGGTTGTTTTACCTCTTTATGATGCAATACGACAAAGACGCCGTTCAGAACGCGTGGAAGGGAATCAAGCACGCCAGCAAGGAGAAAAGGGCCAATTCACTTGAAATGATCGAGAGCCTGCTCCCCCGGATGCTGTACCCTTCACTGCACGCAATGTTTGAAGATATATCGATTCAGAAAAAGCGGGACGCGCTCCGTCAGTACACCGGTACCCAGGACATCGGACTGTCGCTCGTACCCTATATCCTGACGCAAAAGGAACGATCATTCACGCCATGGACCATTGCATTGGCCGTTAAAAATGTCGGTACCGATGAACAGGAAATCGCTTACCTGGAAACACTTGCCAGCCATTCTTCGAGACTGGTACGGGAAGCCGTTCAGGAGAAATATGCCGCGCTGGCACAAAACGCCGATCTTAAATTTACAATCAGAATTCCCATGAAGCACGTAGAAACCACCCACCAGATTTCCGAAATGGAAAGGGTTATTGTCCTGAAAAATACGCAGCTGTTTTCCCAAACCCCGGAGAATGTGCTCAGCTCCATTGCGCCGATCATGAAGGAAGTTAATTACAGCGACGGCCAGGAGATATTTGCAAAAGGCGACATTGGCGATTCGATGTACATCATTTACACGGGCCAGGTGGGGATTTATGATGGTAAAAAACAACTTGCGCTGTTTGACAAAGGAGAGATATTCGGCGAACTGGCATTGCTGGATACCGAACCACGTTCCGCTACCACCATCGCCGAAACCGACGCGCTCGTGTTCCGCATTGACCAGGAAGATTTCTTTGAACTGATGGAAGAAAGGGATGAGATCCTGCGCAACGTCCTGCGCATACTTTGCCAGCGCATACGTGTACAGAACGAGAAAATGCGGCTAGCGTAG
- a CDS encoding HD domain-containing protein, with amino-acid sequence MNVEQAKSYITGELRASLDTTLYYHGFHHTLDVTNAALRLAEAEHIREREALQLLETAALFHDSGFLNTYNGHEQEGCRIVSQVLPDFEFSEKQIAVICGMIMATKIPQAPQTLLEKIICDADLDYLGRDDFEQVAATLFEELKIRGMVTDISTWNQIQVRFLETHQYWTSSAQSWRDAAKQAHLKSLKATVLR; translated from the coding sequence ATGAATGTAGAACAGGCCAAATCATACATTACCGGAGAGCTGCGCGCAAGTCTCGATACGACACTTTATTACCACGGATTTCATCATACGCTCGACGTTACCAATGCGGCTTTGCGGCTGGCAGAAGCCGAGCATATCAGGGAAAGGGAGGCTTTGCAGTTGCTCGAAACGGCTGCCTTGTTCCATGACAGCGGGTTTTTGAATACCTACAATGGCCATGAGCAGGAAGGTTGCCGCATTGTGAGCCAGGTACTTCCGGATTTTGAATTCTCTGAAAAGCAGATAGCTGTCATTTGTGGAATGATCATGGCTACCAAAATACCGCAAGCGCCGCAAACGCTGCTGGAAAAGATCATTTGTGACGCTGACCTGGACTATCTCGGCAGGGACGATTTTGAACAGGTGGCTGCTACGCTTTTTGAAGAATTGAAAATCCGTGGCATGGTTACCGACATTTCCACCTGGAACCAGATACAAGTCCGTTTTCTGGAAACACATCAGTACTGGACGTCGTCCGCGCAAAGCTGGCGCGATGCTGCGAAACAGGCACACCTGAAAAGCCTCAAAGCAACGGTGCTACGATAA
- a CDS encoding adenylate/guanylate cyclase domain-containing protein, with protein sequence MKAKILVVDDEADLQLLIKQKFRRQIREQEYEFIFAENGVIALEMLSLNPDVDMVLSDINMPEMDGLTLLIRLGELSPILKSVIVSAYGDMDNIRTAMNRGAFDFLTKPIDFKDLEVTMEKTLHYVAQLKETLKAVRENDILRMYVDSSVLQFMTQDTFEKSLMTSEIIEGTVVFMDMCGFTSISEKEPPDTVVKLINKYFDVMVKEIIAQGGLVDKFMGDAVMAVFRGDYHLDRAVESSLAVRNHINGFKEELSDRSGYYPKVSIGINSGEMVSGNIGSAALKRLDYTVIGDVVNVAQRLQSIAQPGQVVVTELAYTGIKEAFKCNVIGEVSLKNKAQAMKIYEVVE encoded by the coding sequence ATGAAAGCGAAGATACTGGTTGTGGATGATGAGGCAGATCTTCAACTGCTGATCAAACAGAAATTCAGAAGACAGATCCGTGAGCAGGAATATGAATTCATTTTCGCAGAGAACGGGGTAATTGCCCTGGAAATGCTGAGCCTTAATCCCGACGTGGACATGGTGCTCAGCGATATCAATATGCCCGAAATGGACGGTCTGACGCTGCTCATCCGGCTGGGTGAACTTAGCCCGATACTCAAATCGGTGATCGTTTCGGCCTATGGGGACATGGACAACATTCGTACAGCCATGAACCGCGGTGCATTTGATTTTCTGACCAAACCCATTGATTTCAAGGATCTTGAAGTAACAATGGAGAAGACGTTGCATTACGTGGCACAATTGAAGGAAACATTGAAAGCAGTGCGCGAAAACGACATTCTCCGTATGTATGTGGATTCGTCCGTGCTGCAATTTATGACGCAGGATACCTTTGAAAAATCGCTGATGACGAGCGAAATTATCGAAGGGACCGTTGTGTTTATGGATATGTGTGGCTTTACCTCCATTTCGGAAAAAGAGCCGCCTGATACTGTCGTGAAGCTGATCAACAAGTATTTTGATGTGATGGTGAAAGAGATCATCGCACAGGGCGGGCTGGTGGACAAATTTATGGGTGATGCCGTGATGGCCGTTTTTCGCGGTGATTATCACTTGGACCGTGCTGTGGAATCCTCGCTGGCAGTCAGAAACCACATTAATGGCTTTAAAGAAGAGCTATCTGATCGCTCAGGTTATTATCCCAAGGTCTCCATCGGTATTAATTCCGGCGAAATGGTATCCGGTAATATTGGTTCCGCTGCGTTGAAACGGCTGGATTACACGGTGATAGGCGATGTCGTCAATGTGGCCCAGCGCTTGCAGTCCATCGCGCAGCCGGGACAGGTAGTGGTGACGGAATTGGCCTATACGGGTATTAAAGAGGCATTTAAGTGCAACGTGATCGGAGAGGTCAGTCTTAAAAATAAGGCGCAGGCGATGAAGATTTATGAAGTAGTGGAATAG